One window of Silvimonas iriomotensis genomic DNA carries:
- the ndk gene encoding nucleoside-diphosphate kinase produces MAIERTLSIVKPDAVAKNVVGKIVDRFESAGLKVVAAKMKQLSRAEAEGFYAVHAARPFFKDLVDFMVSGPVFVQVLEGEGAILKNRDLMGATDPKKADKGTIRADFAESIDANAVHGSDSAENAAIEIAYFFPASEVYSR; encoded by the coding sequence ATGGCTATTGAACGTACCCTCTCGATCGTCAAACCCGATGCTGTTGCCAAGAACGTTGTTGGCAAGATTGTCGATCGCTTCGAGTCCGCCGGCCTGAAAGTCGTTGCTGCCAAGATGAAGCAACTGTCCCGCGCTGAAGCTGAAGGCTTCTACGCTGTGCACGCAGCACGTCCTTTCTTCAAGGATCTGGTTGACTTCATGGTTTCCGGCCCGGTGTTCGTCCAGGTGCTGGAAGGCGAAGGCGCAATCCTGAAGAACCGCGACCTGATGGGCGCAACCGATCCGAAGAAGGCAGACAAGGGCACCATCCGCGCTGACTTCGCTGAATCGATCGATGCAAACGCCGTTCACGGTTCCGATAGCGCTGAAAACGCTGCCATCGAAATCGCTTACTTCTTCCCGGCCAGCGAAGTTTACAGCCGCTAA
- a CDS encoding SPOR domain-containing protein encodes MSDQLDPILHQAEQSRLKQQLAWRLGIAAGLIIVVLAAIWLLDHSQNGEPEPTISVPRIASAASAIATQPASAVASAIASAPVAASAVASEPVAASTPEPATPTPAPVTETPEPTPQQAVTTQAPIKAPGRAAPAPAIAPARSTPAPTPVATPAPTPKAAEPALNLPPPEKTAETPAAPGKFEVHAGSNGYTIQAGVFLHASNADKLLTQLQSAGVPAWLETRVQIGPFKNKADAEAAIRKLRKLGIEPVVRENQ; translated from the coding sequence ATGAGCGACCAACTCGACCCCATCTTGCATCAAGCCGAGCAATCCCGGCTTAAACAACAGCTGGCGTGGCGCCTTGGCATCGCTGCCGGCCTCATCATCGTCGTCCTTGCTGCCATCTGGCTGCTGGACCATAGCCAGAACGGCGAACCCGAACCCACAATCAGCGTTCCGCGCATCGCCTCAGCGGCCAGCGCCATTGCCACGCAGCCCGCGAGCGCCGTGGCTTCAGCCATTGCGTCAGCGCCTGTCGCCGCCAGCGCCGTCGCCTCGGAACCCGTTGCCGCATCAACTCCGGAACCGGCCACGCCGACACCTGCGCCGGTCACCGAAACGCCGGAACCCACGCCCCAGCAAGCCGTGACCACACAGGCGCCGATCAAGGCACCCGGCCGCGCCGCCCCGGCCCCTGCCATTGCGCCAGCCCGCAGCACGCCGGCACCGACGCCTGTAGCAACACCCGCACCCACCCCGAAAGCCGCCGAGCCCGCGCTGAACCTGCCGCCGCCCGAAAAAACGGCCGAGACACCCGCCGCGCCGGGCAAGTTTGAAGTCCACGCCGGCAGCAACGGTTACACCATTCAGGCCGGCGTGTTCCTGCATGCATCCAACGCCGACAAACTGCTGACCCAGCTGCAATCTGCCGGTGTACCTGCCTGGCTGGAAACCCGGGTGCAGATCGGCCCTTTCAAAAACAAGGCCGATGCTGAAGCGGCTATTCGCAAATTGCGCAAATTGGGTATAGAACCGGTTGTCCGGGAAAACCAGTAA
- a CDS encoding NAD(P)/FAD-dependent oxidoreductase produces the protein MALPVVIVGAGLAGYNLAREFRKLDAEAELVIIAGDGADFYSKPMLSNALAGNKTVATLVMKPAEKMEAELNATIFARTEVVGIDREKQMLMLSDGQVQAYRDLVLAVGAEPVRLRLGGEAADEVLSVNHIDDFAHFSSKLEGVKRVVILGGGLIGCEFANDLLARGIEPVVVESAATPLPRLLPPQSGEWFAARLQAAGVRFVFGALAGAVHHAGSGFEVELSSGERLQADLVLSAVGLHPNNTLAEAAGLRVERGTVINRQLQTSDAHIYALGDCAEVEGLFLPFVMPIMHAARTLAQVLAGNTASLTYPAMPVLVKTPACPTVVSSPAAGAQGEWQVNVSEEGVDARFVNAQGQLLGFALCGAATKERQALLPQLPPVLA, from the coding sequence GCATTGCCCGTAGTCATCGTCGGGGCCGGACTGGCCGGTTACAACCTCGCGCGCGAATTTCGCAAACTTGATGCCGAAGCCGAACTGGTCATCATTGCCGGTGATGGCGCTGATTTTTATTCCAAGCCGATGCTCTCCAACGCGCTGGCTGGCAACAAGACCGTCGCGACGCTGGTCATGAAACCGGCCGAAAAGATGGAAGCAGAACTGAATGCCACTATCTTTGCCCGCACGGAAGTGGTCGGCATTGATCGTGAAAAACAGATGCTGATGCTGTCGGATGGCCAGGTGCAGGCGTATCGCGATCTGGTGCTGGCTGTCGGCGCCGAGCCGGTTCGCCTGCGTCTGGGTGGCGAGGCTGCTGATGAAGTCCTGTCCGTCAATCATATTGATGATTTCGCGCATTTCTCCAGCAAGCTGGAAGGCGTGAAACGGGTGGTGATTCTGGGTGGCGGTTTGATTGGCTGCGAATTTGCCAACGACTTGCTGGCGCGCGGCATTGAACCGGTGGTGGTCGAATCTGCCGCGACGCCGTTGCCGCGCCTGTTGCCGCCCCAGTCGGGCGAGTGGTTTGCCGCCAGATTACAAGCCGCCGGCGTGCGCTTTGTGTTTGGCGCGCTGGCCGGCGCGGTCCATCATGCCGGCAGCGGTTTTGAAGTTGAACTGAGTTCGGGCGAGCGCCTGCAGGCGGACCTGGTGCTGTCGGCCGTGGGTTTGCACCCCAACAACACGCTGGCCGAGGCCGCGGGCCTGCGGGTAGAGCGGGGTACGGTCATCAATCGTCAATTGCAAACCAGTGATGCGCATATTTACGCGCTGGGCGATTGCGCTGAGGTTGAAGGTCTGTTTTTGCCTTTTGTAATGCCGATCATGCATGCAGCGCGCACCTTGGCGCAGGTGCTGGCTGGCAACACGGCCAGCCTGACTTACCCGGCCATGCCGGTGCTGGTCAAAACACCGGCTTGCCCCACGGTGGTGTCATCGCCGGCCGCAGGTGCGCAGGGCGAGTGGCAAGTGAATGTGAGCGAAGAGGGCGTCGATGCCCGCTTTGTGAATGCGCAGGGGCAGTTGCTGGGCTTTGCGCTGTGTGGCGCGGCCACCAAAGAGCGCCAGGCGCTACTGCCGCAGTTGCCGCCAGTCCTGGCCTGA